The following coding sequences lie in one Hippopotamus amphibius kiboko isolate mHipAmp2 chromosome 17, mHipAmp2.hap2, whole genome shotgun sequence genomic window:
- the ZFP3 gene encoding zinc finger protein 3 homolog → MGTENKEVIPKEEISEESELHGAILEKLPKVVCQGHEFGAACEEDMLEGHSGESTEEILEHVSPDERDFASGLIIFKKSPSGEKDLEDNEGERVRSPSSNLITYQGNAMAEAVGTFATSGQNFIENLGPNKTHRSSVGEKPHTCKECGKAFNQNSHLIQHMRVHSGEKPFECKECGKTFGTNSSLRRHLRIHAGEKPFACNECGKAFIQSSHLIHHHRIHTGERPYKCEECGKAFSQNSALILHQRIHTGEKPYECNECGKTFRVSSQLIQHQRIHTEERYHECNECGKAFKHSSGLIRHQKIHTGEKPYLCNECGKGFGQSSELIRHQRIHTGDKPYECNECGKTFGQNSEIIRHIRIHTGEKPYVCKECGKAFRGNSELLRHERIHTGEKPYECFECGKAFRRTSHLIVHQRIHTGEKPHQCNECARTFWDNSELLLHQKIHIGEKPYECNTCEKTFSQHSQLIIHQRIHTGEKPYECQECQKTFSRSSHLLRHQSVHCME, encoded by the coding sequence ATGGGGACTGAGAACAAGGAGGTAATTCCCAAGGAAGAAATTTCTGAAGAATCTGAGCTACATGGGGCAATATTAGAAAAACTTCCAAAGGTGGTTTGCCAGGGTCATGAGTTTGGAGCAGCGTGTGAAGAAGACATGTTGGAAGGGCATTCTGGAGAGTCCACAGAAGAGATTCTGGAGCACGTGTCTCCTGACGAGAGAGACTTTGCATCAGGGTTGATTATCTTTAAGAAATCACCCTCAGGTGAGAAAGACCTGGAGGACAATGAGGGTGAGCGAGTCCGCAGTCCCAGCTCAAATCTGATCACATATCAGGGAAATGCTATGGCAGAGGCAGTTGGCACATTTGCTACTTCCGGCCAAAATTTCATAGAGAACTTAGGACCTAACAAAACACATAGAAGTTCTGTGGGAGAAAAGCCTCATACGTGTAAAGAATGCGGGAAAGCCTTTAATCAGAACTCACATCTTATTCAGCATATGAGAGTTCATAGTGGAGAGAAACCCTTTGAATGCAAAGAATGCGGGAAAACATTTGGAACTAACTCAAGCCTTCGAAGGCACCTGAGAATTCACGCTGGAGAGAAGCCCTTTGCTTGTAATGAATGTGGAAAGGCCTTCATTCAGAGTTCACATCTCATCCACCATCACAGAATACACACTGGAGAGAGACCTTATAAATGTGAAGAATGTGGTAAAGCCTTCAGTCAAAATTCAGCCCTTATACTACATCAGAGaatccacactggggagaaaccatatgaatgtaatgagtgtgggaaGACCTTTAGGGTTAGCTCACAGCTTATTCAGCATCAAAGAATTCATACAGAAGAAAGATATCATGAATGCAATGAGTGTGGCAAAGCCTTCAAGCATAGCTCAGGCCTTATTAGACACCAGaaaattcacactggagaaaaaccctatCTGTGTAACGAATGTGGGAAAGGCTTTGGTCAGAGTTCTGAGCTCATCCGGCATCAAAGAATTCATACAGGAGACAAACCatatgaatgtaatgaatgtgggaaaacttTTGGCCAGAACTCAGAGATTATTAGACatattagaattcatactggtgagaagCCCTACgtatgtaaggaatgtgggaaggcctttcgGGGGAACTCAGAACTTCTTAGACATgagagaattcacactggagagaaaccttatgaatgctTTGAGTGTGGAAAGGCTTTCAGGCGGACCTCTCACCTTATTGTCcaccagagaattcatactggagagaaacctcaTCAGTGTAATGAATGTGCCAGAACCTTTTGGGATAACTCTGAGCTGCTTCTCCACCAGAAAATTCACattggagagaaaccttatgaatgtaacACGTGTGAGAAGACATTCAGTCAGCATTCTCAGCTTATCatacatcagagaattcacactggagagaagccttacGAGTGCCAAGAATGTCAGAAGACCTTTAGTCGGAGCTCTCACCTCCTCCGACATCAAAGTGTTCACTGTATGGAATGA
- the LOC130840350 gene encoding zinc finger protein 232-like isoform X2, whose protein sequence is MEPPGPERVPLKDFCWYGPSTEPVQARIAVSLTAATTLALQGAQDQEKIMMMEPKKEEQVWEYETRLHGNHSPSQEIFRQRFRQLCYQETPGPREALSRLRVLCCEWLRPERHTKEQILELLVLEQFLTILPEKLQSWVRGHHPKSGEEAVTVLEDLEKGLDEPGPQVPGPTHGPAQQEPWEEKAPPGAAQEKPSIQLQPKETQPFPESEQVYIHFPSVVAEDDTESKDKGSLPQPPITEVESQVSREKLTISTSTFEPASEVEGPLEQQQRTLKGKRLRQSPTQGKSFRHKTTSTGKKDHECSECGKAFIYNSHLIIHQRIHSGEKPYKCSDCGKTFNQSSNLIQHQRIHTGEKPYECCVCGKSFRWSAHLVQHQRIHSGEKPYECNECGKAFSQSSYLSQHLRIHSGEKPFICKECGKAYRWSSELIRHQRVHGRKEPSQWTEGEKVSRQNCTFV, encoded by the exons ATGGAACCTCCGGGTCCTGAGAG GGTGCCCCTGAAAGACTTCTGCTGGTATGGGCCTTCTACAGAGCCAGTCCAGGCTAGGATAGCGGTATCACTAACAGCAGCTACAACTCTGGCCCTTCAGGGTGCACAGGATCAAGAGAAGATTATGATGATGGAGCCAAAGAAAGAGGAACAGGTTTGGGAGTATGAGACCAGGCTACATGGGAACCACTCTCCCAGTCAAGAGATCTTCCGCCAGCGCTTCAGGCAGCTCTGCTACCAGGAGACTCCTGGTCCCCGGGAGGCCCTGAGCCGACTAAGGGTACTCTGCTGTGAATGGTTGAGGCCCGAGAGGCACACCAAGGAGCAGATCCTGGAGTTACTGGTGCTGGAACAATTCCTGACCATCCTGCCTGAGAAGCTCCAGTCCTGGGTGCGGGGACATCACCCTAAGAGTGGAGAGGAGGCTGTGACTGTGCTGGAGGATTTAGAGAAAGGACTTGATGAACCAGGACCGCAG GTCCCAGGCCCTACACATGGACCTGCACAGCAAGAGCCGTGGGAGGAGAAGGCACCTCCGGGAGCAGCCCAGGAGAAACCAAGCATCCAGCTGCAGCCTAAGGAGACCCAGCCTTTCCCAGAGAGTG AACaggtatatatacattttccatCAGTCGTTGCAGAAGATGATACAGAGTCCAAAGACAAAGGGTCATTGCCACAACCACCCATTACTGAAGTGGAATCACAGGTGTCCAGAGAAAAACTCACCATCAGCACCTCTACATTTGAACCTGCCTCTGAAGTTGAGGGCCCTTTAGAGCAGCAGCAGAGAACTCTCAAAGGGAAGAGACTGAGGCAGTCCCCCACCCAGGGGAAAAGCTTCAGGCATAAGACAACTTCCACCGGGAAGAAAGACCATGAATGCAGCGAATGTGGTAAAGCCTTCATTTATAACTCACACCTTATAATCCACCAAAGAATTCActctggagagaaaccttataagTGCAGTGATTGTGGGAAAACTTTCAACCAGAGCTCAAACCTCATTcagcatcagagaattcatactggagagaaaccctacgAATGTTGTGTGTGTGGGAAGTCCTTCAGGTGGAGTGCTCATCTTGTTCAACATCAGAGGATTCATTCAGGGGAGAAGCCCTACGAGTGTAATGAGTGTGGAAAGGCCTTCAGTCAAAGCTCATATCTAAGTCAGCATCTGAGAATCCACAGTGGAGAGAAACCTTTCAtatgtaaagaatgtgggaaagcctacAGATGGAGTTCAGAGCTAATTAGACATCAGAGAGTTCATGGCAGAAAAGAGCCTTCCCAGTGGACTGAGGGTGAGAAAGTCTCCAGACAGAATTGTACTTTTGTCTAA
- the LOC130840351 gene encoding eukaryotic initiation factor 4A-III-like, producing the protein MAATATMATSGLARKRLLIEEDMTKVEFKTSEEVDMTPTFDTMGLREDLLRGIYAYGFEKPSAIQQRAIKQIIKGRDVIAQSQSGTGKTATFSISVLQCLDIQVRETQALILAPTRELAVQFQKGLLALGDYMNVQCHACIGGTNVGEDIRKLDYGQHVVAGTPGRVFDMICRRSLRTCAIKMLVLDEADEMLNKGFKEQIYDVYRYLPPAMQVVLISATLPHEILEMTNKFMTDPIRILVKRDELTLEGIKQFFVAVEREEWKFDTLCDLYDTLTITQAVIFCNTKRKVDWLKEKMREANFTVSSMHGDMPQKERESIMKEFWSGASQVLISTDVWARGLDVPQVSLIINYDLPNNRELYIHRIGRSGRYGRTGVAINFVKNDDIRILRDTEQYYSTQIDEMPMNVADLI; encoded by the coding sequence ATGGCGGCCACGGCCACGATGGCGACCTCGGGCTTGGCGCGGAAGCGGCTGCTCATAGAGGAAGACATGACCAAAGTGGAATTCAAGACCAGCGAGGAGGTGGACATGACTCCCACTTTCGATACCATGGGCCTGCGAGAGGACCTGCTGCGCGGCATCTACGCCTACGGTTTTGAAAAACCATCAGCAATCCAGCAGCGAGCTATTAAGCAGATAATTAAAGGGAGAGACGTCATTGCACAATCTCAGTCTGGTACAGGCAAAACAGCCACCTTCAGTATTTCTGTCCTCCAGTGTTTGGATATTCAGGTTCGTGAAACCCAAGCTTTGATCTTGGCTCCGACAAGAGAGTTAGCTGTACAGTTCCAGAAGGGCCTGCTTGCTTTGGGTGACTACATGAACGTCCAATGCCATGCCTGCATTGGGGGCACCAATGTTGGGGAGGACATCAGGAAACTAGACTACGGACAGCATGTTGTTGCTGGCACACCTGGGCGTGTCTTTGATATGATTTGTCGCAGAAGTTTGAGGACATGTGCTATCAAGATGTTGGTTTTGGATGAAGCTGATGAAATGTTGAATAAAGGTTTCAAAGAACAGATCTACGACGTGTACAGGTACTTGCCCCCCGCCATGCAGGTGGTGCTCATTAGTGCCACGCTGCCCCACGAGATCCTGGAGATGACCAACAAGTTCATGACCGACCCCATCCGAATTTTGGTGAAACGTGATGAACTGACTCTGGAAGGCATCAAGCAGTTTTTTGTGGCTGTGGAGAGAGAAGAGTGGAAGTTTGACACCCTGTGTGACCTTTATGACACACTGACCATCACTCAGGCCGTCATCTTCTGTAACACCAAGAGGAAGGTTGACTGGCTGAAGGAGAAGATGAGGGAAGCCAACTTCACCGTGTCGTCCATGCACGGGGACATGCCCCAGAAGGAGCGTGAGTCCATCATGAAGGAGTTCTGGTCGGGCGCCAGCCAAGTGCTCATTTCTACAGACGTCTGGGCTCGGGGGCTGGATGTGCCCCAGGTGTCCCTCATCATTAACTACGACCTACCCAACAACAGAGAGCTGTACATACACAGAATTGGGCGATCAGGTCGATATGGCCGAACGGGTGTGGCCATTAATTTTGTAAAGAATGATGATATCCGCATCCTCAGAGACACTGAGCAGTACTACTCCACTCAGATTGACGAGATGCCCATGAATGTTGCTGATCTGATCTGA